TAAATTCAGGTGTTTGCAGGCTTCTTCCCTACTACTCCCTTGTAATAATTTCGAAGTTTTATAGTGTCTTTTTCAATATCGTTTGTTGGATAAAATGCGGGGTTGATGGTTACGGTTTTTGTGCTGTAGTCGAAAGCTACAGGAATTATAGGCACTTGAGCCGTTTGTGCAATATAGTAATAACCGGTTTTCCAAGCCGCTACTTTTTTACGTGTTCCTTCGGGTGCTAAGGATAATCTGAATTCTTCTTTACTTTTAAACAAGTCGGCAATGGCTTCAACCTTATTTTGTCCTTCGGTTCTGTCTAAAGGCGCGCCTCCCATCCACCGAAAATACCAACCAAGGGGCCATTTGAAAAGTTCTTTTTTACCAACAAAATTAATTTCAGTTTTTAAAATTCGACGTGTAAAAACTCCAATGTAGAAATCGTGCCAACTGGTGTGAGGCACGACAATTACAACTGCCTTTTTAATTGAAGAATCGAAAG
This genomic stretch from Ulvibacter sp. MAR_2010_11 harbors:
- a CDS encoding 1-acyl-sn-glycerol-3-phosphate acyltransferase, which produces MGFTKFIFYKVLGWKINGTFDSSIKKAVVIVVPHTSWHDFYIGVFTRRILKTEINFVGKKELFKWPLGWYFRWMGGAPLDRTEGQNKVEAIADLFKSKEEFRLSLAPEGTRKKVAAWKTGYYYIAQTAQVPIIPVAFDYSTKTVTINPAFYPTNDIEKDTIKLRNYYKGVVGKKPANT